The following proteins are co-located in the Anas platyrhynchos isolate ZD024472 breed Pekin duck chromosome 1, IASCAAS_PekinDuck_T2T, whole genome shotgun sequence genome:
- the LOC139998555 gene encoding suppressor of tumorigenicity 14 protein-like, whose protein sequence is MILLLGLLKGVRQGIMIRAISSGRVSVYSIPTPYHSEQTAGQENPYIPYYLSYQEGLCQKYHFFKWKRLCFWRRWFLGILPLVSLMVTVIVLVLHYSFSPAFSFIYIGGSVEIPNLTYTNDLSDPKSQKFLLQAEAIQNYFAESYEYSTLGKYYLKSVVATFSEGEYGLRAYYWNTFWAPQDIVDSLKKLIPLEQKEISSKHIPHMFSTSGEKDFDLVTMELFVSDSTEYDVMLKSAVSFDLYAKPGNNRTLTLMNPKKSFYQWRLRVPSNYVVRLVVTTLHGVAPENCASHHLSAYDFLLPLQNKIIARWCGSGAWSPPVIRLTSSKNVMLLTFSLDKRKERNILKAHFQAIPKVMCGGHYISWNGTLSSPYYPSYYPPNIDCSWIIRAPLPAYKLSLKILVIQIQEKSPGSSKCDKDWLEIEGVRYCKDNSEDIRNKEYGYSVAINFHSDELVTHKGFYIEYKAFSHTDRCEPEQLNCGDENCKHQYKICEGDDSCGEDSDENCSYKSCFPYTYKCLNGKCLLKPNPECDGKRDCADGSDEMNCACGRHLLKKNRIVGGEDAKPGKWPWQASLQMGAHGHVCGASVISKRWLVSAAHCFLDSDSVRYSAPSGWRAYMGLHTINEKSNHVATRSIKRIIVHPQYDQSISDYDIALLEMEMPVFFSELVQPICLPSTSRVFLYGTVCYITGWGAIKENSHLARTLQEARVRIINQSICNKLYDDLITSRMLCAGNLNGGIDACQGDSGGPLACTGKGNRWYLAGIVSWGEGCARRNRPGVYTKVTALYDWIRQNTN, encoded by the exons ATGATTTTGTTATTAGGTTTGTTGAAAGGTGTTCGTCAAGGCATCATGATACGGGCTATCAGCTCTGGGCGGGTTTCTGTGTACAGCATACCAACTCCATACCACTCTGAGCAGACTGCTGGGCAG GAAAATCCATATATTCCCTACTACCTGTCCTACCAAGAGGGCTTGTGtcagaaataccattttttcaaaTGGAAGAGGCTGTGTTTCTGGAGAAGATGGTTTCTGGGAATACTGCCTTTGGTTTCTTTAATGGTTACAGTAATTGTGCTAGTCCTGCACTACTCATTCT ctccagctttctcttttatatatattgGTGGAAGCGTAGAAATTCCTAATCTGACTTACACAAATGATCTCAGTGATccaaaatcacagaaattcCTCCTGCAAGCAGAAGCAATCCAAAATTAC tTTGCAGAATCCTATGAGTATTCCACCTTGGGAAAGTACTACTTGAAATCTGTAGTGGCTACATTCAG TGAAGGAGAGTATGGACTTCGAGCTTACTACTGGAATACATTCTGGGCACCACAAGATATTGTTGATTCTCTTAAAAAGTTAATCCCATtggaacaaaaagaaatcagtagTAAACATATCCCTCACATGTTCAGTACTTCTGGGGAGAAAGATTTTGATCTTGTTACAATGGAGCTTTTTG tttcagaTTCCACAGAATATGATGTGATGCTAAAATCag CGGTATCCTTTGACCTGTATGCCAAGCCAGGTAACAACCGAACTCTAACTCTGATGAATCCCAAGAAGTCTTTTTATCAATGGAGGTTGCGTGTTCCTTCTAACTATGTGGTGAGACTGGTAGTTACCACTTTGCATGGTGTCGCTCCAGAGAACTGTGCATCACACCACTTATCTGCATAtgatttccttcttcctctgcagAACAAGATCATTGCAAG GTGGTGTGGATCTGGGGCCTGGTCACCTCCTGTTATTCGTTTAACTTCATCAAAAAATGTAATGTTGCTTACCTTCTCActggacaaaagaaaagaaaggaacatACTAAAAGCTCACTTTCAGGCAATCCCTAAAGTCA TGTGTGGTGGTCATTACATATCCTGGAATGGAACTTTGAGCTCTCCTTATTACCCGAGTTACTACCCTCCAAATATTGACTGCAGCTGGATCATCCGA gcaccatTGCCAGCCTACAAGCTCTCCTTAAAAATCCTTGTAATACAAATTCAAGAGAAGTCGCCAGGGTCCAGCAAATGTGACAAAGATTGGTTAGAAATTGAAGGAGTTAG ATACTGTAAAGATAATTCAGAAGACATCAGAAACAAAGAATATGGCTATTCTGTTGCAATCAACTTCCATTCTGATGAGCTGGTCACCCATAAAGGGTTTTATATTGAATACAAAGCCTTCAGTCACACAGACC GTTGTGAGCCAGAACAGTTGAACTGTGGTGATGAGAACTGTAAGCATCAGTATAAGATCTGTGAAGGTGATGATAGCTGTGGGGAAGACAGCGATGAGAACTGCT CCTACAAAAGTTGCTTCCCTTATACATACAAATGCCTTAATGGTAAATGCTTGTTGAAACCAAATCCTGAGTGTGATGGGAAAAGAGACTGTGCAGATGGATCTGATGAAATGAACTGTG CTTGTGGAAGACACCTGCTTAAGAAAAATAGGATTGTTGGAGGTGAAGATGCAAAACCTGGAAAGTGGCCCTGGCAAGCAAGTTTGCAAATGGGAGCACATGGCCATGTTTGTGGTGCATCTGTTATTTCCAAGAGGTGGCTTGTGTCTGCTGCCCATTGCTTCTTGGATTCTGATTCTGTAAG ATACTCGGCTCCTTCAGGGTGGAGAGCATATATGGGCTTACACACTATTAATGAAAAAAGCAATCATGTAGCTACGAGATCAATCAAAAGGATTATTGTTCACCCACAGTATGACCAATCTATCTCAGACTATGATATAGCCCTGTTGGAGATGGAGATGCCTGTATTCTTCAGCGAGCTGGTACAGCCCATTTGTTTACCAAGCACCTCTAGAGTATTTCTTTATGGAACTGTCTGCTATATAACTGGCTGGGGAgccataaaagaaaata GTCATCTTGCCAGAACACTGCAGGAAGCTAGAGTGAGAATAATTAATCAAAGCATTTGCAACAAATTGTATGATGATCTCATTACGTCACGTATGCTGTGTGCTGGGAATCTTAATGGTGGCATTGATGCATGCCAG